The Populus alba chromosome 6, ASM523922v2, whole genome shotgun sequence genome contains a region encoding:
- the LOC118030630 gene encoding 3beta-hydroxysteroid-dehydrogenase/decarboxylase, which translates to MSGEERWCVVTGGRGFAARHLVEMLIQYDLFSVRIADLEPQITLSTEEQNGALGHALKSGRANYVSADLRDKPQVLKVIEGAEVVFHMAAPNSSVNSQQLHYSVNVQGTKNVIDACVELKVKRLIYTSSASVVFDGIHGIINGDESLPYTDKPLDSYSATKAEGEAAILKANGTNGLLTCSLRPSSIFGPGDRLFVPSLVAAARAGKSKFMIGDGNNIYDFTYVENVAHAHICADRALASEQEVAEKAAGQAYFITNMEPIKFWEFTSLILEGLGYERPRIKIPAFAVMPIAHVIEWIYKIFGPYGMKVPQLIPSRIRLLSCSRSFNCSKAKDRLGYAPIVPLEEGLKRTLESYPHLRAENRPKREGPSKASICLGSGKVAHTLLWKDKKQTLITLLVLVAIYYNFIASQSTIVTAASKLLLVVSVFLFIHGNLPEKVFGYTIEKIPMSYFNLSEERSHQTALSVASSWNAAVNVLKSLCKGNDWSLFFQVVISLLILSFLGAISFQTLFIIGLPVAFAAFYLYEKNEQAIDSMFLEALSLGCKMKSDITKKVVGSKKKD; encoded by the exons ATGTCAGGAGAGGAGAGATGGTGTGTGGTGACTGGAGGCAGGGGATTTGCAGCCCGCCATTTAGTAGAAATGCTAATTCAATACGACTTGTTTTCGGTTCGTATAGCCGATTTGGAACCCCAAATTACCCTCTCCACGGAGGAGCAAAATGGAGCCCTCGGTCACGCCTTGAAATCTGGCCGTGCTAACTATGTCTCCGCCGATCTCCGTGACAAACCTCAAGTACTCAAAG ttattgAAGGAGCTGAAGTCGTATTCCACATGGCAGCTCCTAATTCGTCTGTTAACAGCCAACAGCTTCACTACTCTGTCAACGTTCAAG GAACAAAGAATGTAATTGATGCATGTGTGGAGCTAAAAGTGAAGAGGCTTATCTATACAAGCTCAGCTAGTGTGGTTTTTGATGGAATTCATGGAATCATTAATGGAGATGAGTCATTGCCTTATACAGATAAG CCTCTCGATTCGTATTCAGCGACTAAAGCAGAAGGTGAGGCTGCAATTCTCAAGGCCAATGGTACTAATGGACTGTTGACATGTAGTTTACGGCCTAGCAGCATATTTGGCCCTGGAGATAGGTTGTTTGTTCCATCTTTGGTTGCTGCTGCAAGGGCTGGGAAATCAAAG TTCATGATTGGTGATGGCAATAACATCTATGATTTCACATATGTTGAAAATGTGGCACATGCCCACATATGTGCTGATCGAGCTCTAGCATCAGAACAGGAGGTTGCAGAGAAAGCGGCTGGGCAG GCATATTTTATAACCAACATGGAGCCCATAAAGTTTTGGGAATTTACATCACTTATATTGGAAGGCCTTGGCTATGAGAG ACCAAGAATAAAGATTCCCGCCTTTGCTGTGATGCCGATTGCACATGTGATAGAGTGGATATATAAGATATTTGGCCCATATGGGATGAAAGTTCCGCAGCTGATACCTTCAAGAATTAGACTACTCTCATGCAGCAGATCTTTTAATTGTTCGAAAGCAAAGGATAGACTTGGTTATGCACCTATTGTACCACTTGAG GAAGGCTTAAAAAGGACGCTTGAGTCATATCCACACTTAAGGGCTGAGAATCGACCTAAAAGAGAAGGGCCATCTAAAGCCTCCATATGTCTTGGAAGTGGAAAGG TTGCTCATACACTGCTTTGGAAGGATAAAAAGCAGACATTGATAACATTGTTAGTTCTGGTTGCAATTTACTACAACTTCATTGCATCTCAGTCCACCATTGTTACTGCTGCTTCAAAGCTTCTCTTGGTGGTATCAGTCTTCTTGTTCATCCATGGAAATTTACCAGAGAAAGT GTTTGGAtatacaattgaaaaaattccCATGTCATATTTCAACTTGTCAGAGGAGAGGTCGCACCAAACTGCCCTTTCAGTGGCTTCATCATGGAATGCTGctgttaatgttttaaaatctcTTTGCAAGGGAAATGACTGGTCATTATTCTTCCAG GTGGTGATATCACTATTGATTCTTAGCTTCCTTGGAGCCATTTCATTTCAGACCTTATTTATTATAG GACTTCCTGTTGCTTTTGCTGCATTCtatttgtatgagaaaaacgAACAAGCAATTGATTCTATGTTTTTGGAAGCTCTCTCTTTGGGTTGCAAAATGAAATCGGATATCACCAAAAAGGTAGTTGGTTCCAAGAAGAAAGATTGA
- the LOC118030631 gene encoding uncharacterized protein: MITKMKNVRCRGGSHLTSVVWLIIFCFFTAAFAKTPVRKIPRTSDSSALGVQLDLKNRQRVVIDNGLVEVTFSRPDGDVTGIKYKGIDNVLEIGNDEDNRGYWDVVWNKPGDSIIFDRLVATDFRVIMEDENQVEVSFTKTWDLSMGKSTVPLNVDKRYIVRRGQSGLYLYTILERLEGWPDVDMDQIRVVFKLQKDKFHYMALSDSRKRIMPMPEDRASGQPLAYPEAVLLTKPINPELRGEVDDKYQYSCEDNDNKVHGWTAEDPPVGFWMITPSNEFRVGGPNKQDLTSHVGPVVLNMFTSTHYAGKDLNTAYRNGEPWKKVLGPVFVYLNSISPTEDSSILWEDAKEQMSIEVNRWPYDFPQSEDFPSSDQRGAVTGQLLVRDRYVTESLTYASSAYVGLAAPGDVGSWQTESKGYQFWIRADRHGHFVIKNVRAGNYSLYAWVPGVIGDYKYDANITINPGSRIRFGHLVYEPPRNGPTLWDIGIPDRSAAEFYVPDGYPTLMNKLYTSDPAEKFRQYGLWNRYSDLYPNDDLVYTIGISNVEDWFFAHVTRDAGNKTYDPTTWQIIFELENANRNENYTLRLALASATASEIQVRFNNPSSDRPLFTTGAVGKDNAIARHGIHGLYWLYGIDVPGSQLVEGKNTIYLTQARSDGPFHGVMYDYIRLEGPRGT, encoded by the exons ATGATCACAAAAATGAAGAATGTGCGTTGTCGTGGCGGGTCTCATCTGACCTCGGTCGTCTGGCTCATCATCTTCTGCTTCTTCACAGCTGCTTTCGCGAAGACCCCAGTCAG AAAAATTCCAAGGACCAGCGACAGCTCGGCTCTTGGGGTTCAGCTAGATTTAAAGAATCGTCAACGG GTGGTGATTGATAATGGACTCGTCGAAGTCACATTCTCCCGTCCAGATGGTGATGTTACCGGAATCAAATACAAAGGAATCGACAACGTGCTTGAAATCGGCAACGATGAAGATAATCGAGG ATACTGGGACGTGGTCTGGAACAAGCCGGGAGATTCCATCATCTTCGACAG GTTAGTAGCAACAGATTTTAGAGTGATAATGGAAGATGAAAACCAAGTGGAGGTATCCTTCACCAAAACATGGGATCTTTCAATGGGAAAATCCACAGTTCCTTTAAATGTAGACAAAAG ATATATAGTAAGGCGTGGCCAGTCGGGGCTCTACTTGTACACCATATTGGAACGCTTGGAAGGATGGCCCGATGTTGACATGGATCAAATTAGAGTCGTTTTCAAGCTCCAAAAAGACaa GTTTCACTACATGGCATTATCGGACTCCAGGAAAAGGATCATGCCAATGCCTGAAGACCGCGCAAGTGGCCAGCCTCTGGCTTATCCCGAAGCTGTTCTTCTGACCAAACCGATAAACCCAGAACTTAGAGGAGAG GTGGATGACAAGTACCAGTACTCATGCGAGGACAACGATAACAAGGTGCACGGGTGGACTGCAGAGGACCCCCCTGTGGGATTTTGGATGATTACACCCAGTAATGAATTCCGTGTTGGTGGACCCAACAAGCAGGATCTTACTTCCCATGTGGGCCCCGTTGTTCTCAAC ATGTTCACGAGCACACATTATGCTGGAAAGGACTTGAATACAGCATACAGAAATGGAGAGCCATGGAAAAAGGTCCTTGGCCCGGTATTCGTCTATCTTAATTCTATTTCACCGACAGAAGATTCCTCGATACTTTGGGAGGATGCTAAGGAACAG ATGTCAATAGAAGTCAACCGGTGGCCATACGATTTTCCTCAATCAGAAGATTTCCCTTCTTCAGATCAGCGCGGTGCTGTCACTGGCCAATTACTAGTTCGTGACCG ATACGTCACTGAGAGTTTAACGTATGCCTCCTCTGCTTATGTGGGCTTGGCCGCGCCAGGAGATGTGGGCTCATGGCAAACAGAATCCAAG GGTTATCAATTCTGGATTCGAGCTGACAGACACGGGCATTTTGTGATTAAAAATGTCAGAGCTGGGAACTATAGTTTGTATGCATGGGTTCCTGGTGTCATTGGGGATTACAAGTACGATGCTAATATAACAATTAATCCAG GATCTAGGATCAGATTTGGTCACCTTGTATACGAGCCTCCAAGAAATGGTCCTACTCTGTGGGACATAGGCATTCCTGACCGCTCAGCTGCAGAGTTCTACGTACCAGACGGATACCCAACACTGATGAATAAATTGTACACCAGTGATCCAGCAGAAAA GTTTAGGCAATATGGATTGTGGAACCGATACTCCGATTTATATCCCAACGATGATCTCGTTTATACCATTGGTATTAGTAATGTTGAAGACTGGTTCTTTGCCCATGTTACCAG AGATGCAGGAAATAAGACGTACGACCCAACAACATGGCAGATTATCTTTGAACTCGAAAATGCTAACCGAAATGAAAACTACACTCTCCGATTGGCCTTGGCTTCAGCTACTGCATCCGAAATACAG GTTCGGTTCAACAATCCAAGCAGCGATCGGCCACTATTCACAACAGGAGCCGTAGGAAAGGATAATGCGATTGCAAGACATGGGATTCATGGGTTGTACTGGTTGTATGGCATTGATGTCCCAGGCTCTCAGCTTGTCGAgggaaaaaatacaatttatctcACTCAGGCTAGAAGTGATGGCCCCTTCCATGGTGTCATGTATGATTACATTCGTTTAGAAGGACCAAGAGGAACTTGA
- the LOC118030629 gene encoding uncharacterized protein isoform X1, whose amino-acid sequence MSSKFNSSQFSSLDDDDFQIPLSQTPKQTLSIRNKPADNPRRPSKKPKKPTNPGKENIDPNSLLPYQKTESGANDFNLDENCSLDFIESSIDCTVSSKVGNEKFDSGSGKKEKLEVSGGYLCNSIEARLMKSRVDYSGVNVGNEEDFEENSELDALIKLCTEEEESEVTEKIKVNCNGDECCFVFCPLCGTDISDLSEEFRLVHTNECLDKEENSVPDVVLGGDDARPEVVPRGVEGPVCGPKKVVVSPVVKWLRNLGFERYEEDFVREEIDWETLQWLTEEDLFGIGVTALGPRKKIVHALSDLRKGSNCAIEARGDAHASGEVGSRRSHGAEMQVEASKIIGDDTSKPTANKLITDYFPGSVPIKKKTFVISKERRGAEKSQPGYVRKQGVKNNTKKGKLKDIPLWCSIPGTTFRVDAFKYLRGDCSHWFLTHFHMDHYQGLTRSFCHGKIYCSLITAKLVNLKIGIPWDSIHVLPLNQKICIAGVDVTCLDANHCPGSIIILFEPPNGKAVLHTGDFRFSEKMVTMPVLQMSSIHTLILDTTYCNAQYDFPKQEAVIQFVIEAIQAEAFNPKTLFLIGSYTIGKERLFLEVARVLHKKVYVNMAKFRLLECLGFPEEDMRWITLNEQESHIHVVPMWTLASFKRLKHLSSQYAGRFTLIVAFSPTGWTFGKGKKKSPGRRCQQGTIIRYEVPYSEHCSFTELREFVKFVSPENIIPSVNNDGPDSANDMVSLLLS is encoded by the exons ATGTCCTCAAAATTCAATTCGTCCCAATTTTCCTCCCTCGACGACGACGACTTCCAAATCCCTCTCTCCCAAACACCAAAACAGACTCTTTCTATCCGCAACAAACCCGCTGACAATCCTCGCCGTCCGTCAAAAAAGCCAAAGAAACCCACCAATCCCGGCAAAGAAAATATAGATCCCAACTCTCTATTACCATATCAGAAAACTGAGTCCGGTGCCAATGACTTCAATTTAGACGAGAATTGCAGTTTGGATTTTATAGAGTCAAGCATTGATTGTACTGTTTCTTCTAAAGTTGGAAACGAGAAATTTGATAGCGGGAgcggtaaaaaagaaaaattggaaGTGAGTGGAGGATATTTGTGTAATTCGATTGAGGCTAggttaatgaaatcaagagtggATTATAGTGGAGTTAATGTTGGTAATGAAGAGGATTTCGAAGAAAATAGTGAGCTTGATGCCTTAATTAAGTTATGTACcgaggaagaagaaagtgaagttACAGAGAAAATTAAGGTTAATTGTAATGGCGATGAATGTTGTTTTGTCTTTTGTCCGCTTTGTGGGACAGATATTTCGGATTTGAGCGAGGAATTTCGATTAGTTCATACTAACGAGTGCCtagataaagaagaaaatagtGTTCCAGAT gTTGTTCTTGGTGGTGATGACGCGAGACCTGAGGTTGTGCCACGAGGCGTGGAGGGTCCTGTTTGTGGTCCGAAGAAAGTTGTTGTGTCACCTGTTGTTAAATGGCTAAGGAATCTGGGTTTTGAGAGATATGAAGAGGATTTTGTTCGAGAAGAGATTGATTGGGAGACTTTACAGTGGCTGACAGAAGAG gACCTCTTTGGCATTGGTGTCACTGCACTTGGTCCTAGGAAGAAGATTGTGCATGCTCTTAGTGACCTTAGAAAAGGGTCTAATTGCGCAATTGAGGCACGTGGAGATGCACACGCCTCTGGTGAAGTTGGTTCACGGAGAAGCCATGGAGCAGAAATGCAAGTAGAGGCTTCTAAAATTATTGGCGATGACACTAGTAAACCAACTGCAAACAAATTGATTACGGATTATTTTCCTGGATCTGTAcctatcaagaaaaaaacttttgtcATCTCTAAAGAACGACGGGGAGCAGAAAAAAGTCAGCCAGGCTATGTTCGTAAACAAGGGGTGaaaaacaatactaaaaaaGGAAAGCTCAAAGATATTCCTTTGTGGTGTAGCATACCAGGGACAACATTTAGAGTG GATGCTTTCAAATATCTTAGAGGAGATTGTTCCCATTGGTTTCTTACTCACTTCCACATGGACC ATTATCAAGGATTAACAAGGTCTTTCTGTCATGGGAAGATTTACTGCTCCTTGATCACAGCAAAGCTTGTAAATTTAAAGATTGGGATCCCTTGGGATAGTATACATGTTTTACCTCTCAACCAAAAGATCTGTATTGCTGGTGTTGATGTGACATGCTTGGATGCAAACCACTGTCCAGGCTCCATTATAATTCTCTTCGAACCTCCCAATGGTAAG GCTGTGCTACACACGGGAGATTTTCGTTTTTCTGAGAAGATGGTTACAATGCCTGTTTTGCAAATGTCTTCTATCCATACTCTCATCCTTGATACTACATATTGTAATGCCCAG TATGACTTTCCGAAGCAGGAGGCTGTAATACAATTTGTCATTGAGGCCATTCAAGCTGAAGCTTTCAACCCCAAAACACTTTTTTTGATCGGAAGCTATACAATTG gaaaggaaaggttgTTTTTGGAGGTTGCTCGTGTGCTCCATAAGAAGGTTTATGTCAACATGGCAAAATTCCGTCTTTTAGAATGCTTGGGGTTCCCTGAAGAAGATATGAGGTGGATTACATTAAATGAACAAGAAAGCCACATTCATGTTGTGCCTATGTGGACGCTTGCAAGCTTCAAAAGATTGAAACATTTATCAAGTCAATATGCA GGTCGATTCACTCTCATAGTTGCTTTCTCCCCCACTGGCTGGACATTTGGTAAAGGGAAGAAGAAATCTCCAGGGAGAAGGTGTCAGCAGGGAACTATTATAAG ATACGAAGTACCATACAGTGAGCATTGCAGTTTTACAGAACTCAGAGAGTTTGTGAAGTTTGTGTCTCCTGAAAACATAATACCAAGTGTAAATAATGATGGACCAGATTCTGCCAATGATATGGTTTCCCTCCTGCTGTCTTGA
- the LOC118030629 gene encoding DNA cross-link repair protein SNM1 isoform X2 gives MSSKFNSSQFSSLDDDDFQIPLSQTPKQTLSIRNKPADNPRRPSKKPKKPTNPGKENIDPNSLLPYQKTESGANDFNLDENCSLDFIESSIDCTVSSKVGNEKFDSGSGKKEKLEVVLGGDDARPEVVPRGVEGPVCGPKKVVVSPVVKWLRNLGFERYEEDFVREEIDWETLQWLTEEDLFGIGVTALGPRKKIVHALSDLRKGSNCAIEARGDAHASGEVGSRRSHGAEMQVEASKIIGDDTSKPTANKLITDYFPGSVPIKKKTFVISKERRGAEKSQPGYVRKQGVKNNTKKGKLKDIPLWCSIPGTTFRVDAFKYLRGDCSHWFLTHFHMDHYQGLTRSFCHGKIYCSLITAKLVNLKIGIPWDSIHVLPLNQKICIAGVDVTCLDANHCPGSIIILFEPPNGKAVLHTGDFRFSEKMVTMPVLQMSSIHTLILDTTYCNAQYDFPKQEAVIQFVIEAIQAEAFNPKTLFLIGSYTIGKERLFLEVARVLHKKVYVNMAKFRLLECLGFPEEDMRWITLNEQESHIHVVPMWTLASFKRLKHLSSQYAGRFTLIVAFSPTGWTFGKGKKKSPGRRCQQGTIIRYEVPYSEHCSFTELREFVKFVSPENIIPSVNNDGPDSANDMVSLLLS, from the exons ATGTCCTCAAAATTCAATTCGTCCCAATTTTCCTCCCTCGACGACGACGACTTCCAAATCCCTCTCTCCCAAACACCAAAACAGACTCTTTCTATCCGCAACAAACCCGCTGACAATCCTCGCCGTCCGTCAAAAAAGCCAAAGAAACCCACCAATCCCGGCAAAGAAAATATAGATCCCAACTCTCTATTACCATATCAGAAAACTGAGTCCGGTGCCAATGACTTCAATTTAGACGAGAATTGCAGTTTGGATTTTATAGAGTCAAGCATTGATTGTACTGTTTCTTCTAAAGTTGGAAACGAGAAATTTGATAGCGGGAgcggtaaaaaagaaaaattggaa gTTGTTCTTGGTGGTGATGACGCGAGACCTGAGGTTGTGCCACGAGGCGTGGAGGGTCCTGTTTGTGGTCCGAAGAAAGTTGTTGTGTCACCTGTTGTTAAATGGCTAAGGAATCTGGGTTTTGAGAGATATGAAGAGGATTTTGTTCGAGAAGAGATTGATTGGGAGACTTTACAGTGGCTGACAGAAGAG gACCTCTTTGGCATTGGTGTCACTGCACTTGGTCCTAGGAAGAAGATTGTGCATGCTCTTAGTGACCTTAGAAAAGGGTCTAATTGCGCAATTGAGGCACGTGGAGATGCACACGCCTCTGGTGAAGTTGGTTCACGGAGAAGCCATGGAGCAGAAATGCAAGTAGAGGCTTCTAAAATTATTGGCGATGACACTAGTAAACCAACTGCAAACAAATTGATTACGGATTATTTTCCTGGATCTGTAcctatcaagaaaaaaacttttgtcATCTCTAAAGAACGACGGGGAGCAGAAAAAAGTCAGCCAGGCTATGTTCGTAAACAAGGGGTGaaaaacaatactaaaaaaGGAAAGCTCAAAGATATTCCTTTGTGGTGTAGCATACCAGGGACAACATTTAGAGTG GATGCTTTCAAATATCTTAGAGGAGATTGTTCCCATTGGTTTCTTACTCACTTCCACATGGACC ATTATCAAGGATTAACAAGGTCTTTCTGTCATGGGAAGATTTACTGCTCCTTGATCACAGCAAAGCTTGTAAATTTAAAGATTGGGATCCCTTGGGATAGTATACATGTTTTACCTCTCAACCAAAAGATCTGTATTGCTGGTGTTGATGTGACATGCTTGGATGCAAACCACTGTCCAGGCTCCATTATAATTCTCTTCGAACCTCCCAATGGTAAG GCTGTGCTACACACGGGAGATTTTCGTTTTTCTGAGAAGATGGTTACAATGCCTGTTTTGCAAATGTCTTCTATCCATACTCTCATCCTTGATACTACATATTGTAATGCCCAG TATGACTTTCCGAAGCAGGAGGCTGTAATACAATTTGTCATTGAGGCCATTCAAGCTGAAGCTTTCAACCCCAAAACACTTTTTTTGATCGGAAGCTATACAATTG gaaaggaaaggttgTTTTTGGAGGTTGCTCGTGTGCTCCATAAGAAGGTTTATGTCAACATGGCAAAATTCCGTCTTTTAGAATGCTTGGGGTTCCCTGAAGAAGATATGAGGTGGATTACATTAAATGAACAAGAAAGCCACATTCATGTTGTGCCTATGTGGACGCTTGCAAGCTTCAAAAGATTGAAACATTTATCAAGTCAATATGCA GGTCGATTCACTCTCATAGTTGCTTTCTCCCCCACTGGCTGGACATTTGGTAAAGGGAAGAAGAAATCTCCAGGGAGAAGGTGTCAGCAGGGAACTATTATAAG ATACGAAGTACCATACAGTGAGCATTGCAGTTTTACAGAACTCAGAGAGTTTGTGAAGTTTGTGTCTCCTGAAAACATAATACCAAGTGTAAATAATGATGGACCAGATTCTGCCAATGATATGGTTTCCCTCCTGCTGTCTTGA